Sequence from the Deltaproteobacteria bacterium genome:
CTCACCCGTTCATAGACGGCCATAATCATCACATTCATGATGCTTATCAATACAATGGCTACAAGCATGAGTTTGATGAAGAATGTCATCATATCAATCATGGTCGCCACGTTATAGAAAGGGGAGAGCTTTTCCCATGTATGCACCTCGAAGATGGGCTTGCCTTGCTCGGTTCGTTCTTTTGAAAGCATATCCTGGAGCTTGTTATGTGTCTCGTGTAGTTGACTAAACTCTTTTATCCTTATGGCGATCTCGCTCATCTCCATGTTATCCATCCTGAGAATCTCCGTGGCATCTTCGATATGGATGTATCCATCCCTCCCTCCTGGCCCGGTGACACTCTCCAGTATCCCTCCTACTCGGAATTGTTTCCCGTTTACAGAACCGTCCTTGTTTGTCGCAATGACAACGACCATGTCACCAACTTTGGCTTTCATGCCTTTCGCAAGGAGTTCCGGAACAAGAATCTGTCCTTTCTTGATGATCTTTTCTCCCTCTCTTATCCTTGATAGAAGAAACGGAGCCGTCTTTATCTCTTTTTCAGGATATACACCATTAACTTTTATATTCGTTGTCTCAACAAAATTGCTGAACATACCGGCAAACTTTATCCTCGGTGAATATGCCTCTATCTCCGGAATTCCTTTGATCGCCTCGTCAATTTTTTTGACGGCCTGCGACTTCAGATTCATGGTAAGCGGCAAGCTGTCTATGGAGGCCACATAGCCTTTTCTGTGTATCTGGATATGTCCGAGAAATGAGTCCGTGATCTGGCCTATCATCATGTCCTTGAACGACCCTGACACCGCTACAAAGACTGAGACGAATACAACACCGGTGACAATCAATGAGGCTGTGAGGATGGTCCTTCTTCTGTACCTTCTGAGGTTTCTCACAGCAATCCTGAGTAGATTAAACATCGTCTGTACCTCCTTTCGCCTCTCTGCCGGCCAGCCCTCCATCCTCAAGTGTATAGATGATCTCCGCCTCGGCCACTACCCTCGGGTCATGGGTTGAGAATATGAACGTCGTCCCGGATTCATCCCTCATCTTTTTCATGAGATCTATGACCATACGGGCGGTTTTGCTATCTAAATTGGCGGTAGGCTCATCTGCAATCACCACATTAGGGTTGGTAACCAATGCCCTTGCAACCGCTACTCTCTGCTTCTGCCCTCCTGAAATCTGGTCCGGGTATTTGTCCCTTTGTTCACCCATTCCCACAGCTTCCAGCAGAGACATTATCCTTCTTTCTCTTTCCTGGACAGGCACATTCTGTACCATGATAAGAGGGTATTCGATGTTCTCATAAACCGTGAGAACCGGGATCAGGTTAAAATCCTGAAAAATAAAGCCGATATGATTACCTCTGAAAGAAGCACTTTGTTTCTGGTCAAGGTTCGAAACATCGGTGTCCGCAACCCTCAATCGCCCATGTGTTGGTTTGTCCAGGCAACCAATGAGATTTAAAAGCGTTGTCTTGCCGCTTCCCGACGGCCCTACAAATGACACAAAGGAGGAAGGTTCAATCTGAAAGCTCACGCCCTTTAAAGCCTTAATGCTGATCTCGCCTGCTTGATAGTCTTTGTCAATGTTCTCCGCCACGACTAACGACATAGCCGACCTCCTTGTGACCCCCTCTAATGACGTCCACGGCGCATGCCGCCCGTGCCGCCTCTTATCCCCCCGGACGCTCCTCGTTCAGATGAGCCAAATCCGCGACGTGTGTCCATGGTTTTTCGCTTCGACCCTTTCCAGAGTGGAAACCCGTCCTCACTGCGAAAGACCACGGATTGCCCGGAGGGGAAAATCCGTATCTCCTGGGCGATAATATAGAGCTTGCCGTCTTTCCCAAGGGACTTTGAGCCTTGGACCCGGATTTTCGTTCCCTCCGAGACCTTTGCTCCCAAAGCTTTCCAGTACCATGCAGGAGAGACCAGCACTATATATTTCTTTCTTCCCGATACGACCTGGAACCTGACAGGACCTCTTTTCGGCTGCAAGTACCCGTTAACTTCCCCCTCAACCTGACCCACAGTGTTCGGATCGAAGCCTCCCGGGTAATGGATGCCGCATTCCGGGAGCACTTGCTCCTTTTCCTGTGCCTGAGCAAGCAAGGGGACAACCCAAAGAGCCAGGAAAAGCAAGGCGGCCAAGACCGCCTTGCGTCCGCCAAAGATGTGGCTGCTACTTGTCAGAAGGCGCACCATATCCAGTGCCATCTTTCGGGCCACCGCCCGCATTGCCCGTACCGTCACCAGGGCCATAAGTGTTTCCTTTCTTTTTCATGGCGCCGGAACGCGTTTTGGCGGCATCCTGGCAGGAACCGTCCCGGAGGCGCAGCCGTTGCCCCTTCCTTCTTACCTGATCGGTTTGGGTCTGCTTTTGAATTCCCGGCCCTCCCTTTCCGCCACCCCTGCGTGCCAGGGCTGTCATGGGAACAGCCGTGGTCACGAGAAAAGCTCCTGCCAAAATTGCTGCCTTAACTTTTGTTTTCATCTTTTCCTCCTTTTGGAATGAATTTACCAACATACTTAGCAAGGGACATGCCAATGGGGAGGAAAATTCTAATCATTTGAATTTACTGTAATATTTGCTCCACTCTGATCAGGGGGTGCCCTAACCCCCAGGCTTAAGGGTGCAACCATTGCATCGGTATCTGCAAATCTTGCGCTATCTCCTACAGTCCATATTCCTTGATCCGATACTGGAGGGTCCTCACGGATATCCCGAGAATTTCTGCGGCCCTCTTCCTGTTTCCTCCTACCTCAGAGAGGATCTTCCGGATTGTTTCCCGCTCGCTTGCCTTCAGCAATCCCTCTGCGGCAGGTTGCGTTTGCGTGGGAGTTTCAAGATTCAGGTGAAGAACATCAATCTTCCCGCTGGAGAGGATAAGCGCCCGCTCAATTACGTTCTGCAATTCTCGGATGTTTCCCGGCCAGCCATATTCAAGGAGGGCCGATCTTGCAGAGGGAGTGAAGCCGTCCATTTTCTTGCCAAAGGCAGCCGCAAATTTCTTGGCAAAAAAATCCGCAAGAGGAAGGATGGCCTCGCGTCGCTCCACAAGAGGCGGAAGCCTGACAGGAAAAACGTTCAGCCTGTAGAAGAGATCCTCTCTGAGCCTGCCGGGGGAGACCTCGGTTTTGAGCTCCTTGTTTGTGGCCGATATGACCCTGACGTTGACGGATAAGGATTTCATTCCGCCGACCCGTTCAAACTCTCGTTCCTGCAGCACCCTGAGGAGTTTCACCTGGATTGAAGGGGCAATTTCTCCAATCTCGTCCAGGAACAATGTGCCGTTGTCAGCCAGTTCAAATCGCCCCTTTCGAGCGGAAACGGCTCCGGTGAATGCCCCCCGTTCGTGTCCGAACAGCTCACTTTCAAGAAGTGTTTCTGCCAGAGCTGCGCAATGAACTGCCACAAACGGTTTGTTCTGCCGCGGGCTCAACTGATGGATCACCCGGGCTACGAGTTCCTTTCCAGTTCCGCTGGGCCCGCTGATGAGGACAGTTGCAGGGGTGGGAGCGACTTCCTGGACCATTCGGTATACCTCTTGCATTTTCTCGCCGAGAAAGATCATCTCCACAGGAGGAAATTGTCTTCCCAGTTCCTCAGCGAGAAGAGAAATTGTTCGTTCTGCTTCGGCTTCCCTCAAAACCCGTCTGATGACATGGCGAAGCTCATCCGGGTTGTGAAAGGGCTTGGTCAAGTAATCAGAGGCCCCGGCTTTCACGGCCTCTACGGCATTTCCGATTGAACCGAAGGCAGTAATCACTATCCACTTTGTGTCGGGTTTTGCCTTGCCTCCTTCTCGCATAAGGTCGAGTCCGGAGATGTCGGGCATTCGCAAGTCCGTAATGACCAGGTCAAACTCTGTAGCCTGGAGTTTTGCCAATCCCTCCTTCCCGTTGCCGGCCACCTCTATACGGTGGCCTTCTTCCTTCAGGATAGTGGAAAGGAAGGATCGCATCAATTCATCGTCATCAACGATTAGGATTGATTTACTCACTGTCACTCTCTCTTGTCCTTGGAAGCCGGATAGTCAGGACCGCCCCGCAGTTTTTCTTCCGGTTGGCAAGACTTATCTTTCCTCCCATTCCTTCAACAACCTTCATTGAATATGCCAGACCCAGGCCTGTACCATCTGTCTTTGTGGTATGGAATGGGGTGAACAGCCGAGGGATCTCTTCAGCTGGAATTCCAGGGCCCGTATCCTTGATCAGGATGTTTACCCATCGCCCATCCGGGTACACTGATATCCTCAGGTTGCCATTACCTTCCATGGCCTGGATTGCATTGCGAATCCCGTTTGCGAGGCTTAGATACAACTTTTCTCTGTCACCCATGGCCCGTATACCCGGCTTTGATTGCAGTTCCACTTTTCCTTTCCAGGAAGAACCCGCAGTATCGATCGCTTCCTGAATCAAATCCACGGGGTTCAGACATTCTATACGATATTTCTCCTTACGGGAAAAGCCCAGGAGTTCATTGACCAGTGTTTCAATGCGCGAAACTCCCTGGAGCGCAACCGAAAGCCCATCCTTTTTTGGGTCCGGTTTTTCGAGCTTCTCATGCACCCACTGGACATAACCCTTAATGCTTCCCAGGGCATTGCGGATCTCGTGTGCAAGCACTGCCGTCATTTGGCCGATGAGTGCGAGTTGATTCCGTTGTTCCAACTCCCCTTGCAGCCGCAGATGACGGGTAAATACTCGTTCGAGCAAGATCCCAACGGTCCATAGGAGGATCAATATAGCGCCCACGATCCACCACATCCTGCGCGCATCGGAAACAATACGGTCCGCAGGGGTGGTGTAGAGAACAAGCCGGAGCAATTCTACAGCGCCGTCGGGCAGATGAAGAATATAGTTAAACTCGTACGCCGGCAAGCCGGTTAGGAGTTTGATCCTTTGACCTGAGGCCATTGTGGATGGCCACTTTTCACTGCTCGCCTCTGGAAAAAAAGACCCAACCAGGCGAGGGTTCGTGTGGAAGAGGATTGTCCCATCTTGTCCTAAGATCAGCGCATAGGCCACCACCCTATCGGAAAAAATCTCCCGGATCTTTGCGCTGGCTATGTTTCCGGTTGCACGCAGAGCGGTTTCCGCAGAAGAAGATAGAGCCAAGGCCGTGCTCTCCAGTGCCTGTGTGGACAGCATTTGAACGGAGTGGAAGTTTTGGGCTGTGGTGTAGAGTATTGCCGCAGAGGAGATGAGCAAGAATATGGCAAGGCTGACTCTTAGGATAATGGGGAGATAGGGTCGCGTCAAACTTTGGGATAGAGTGACGGCATGTCGGGAATCAGCTTTCTTTTCATGAGCCATGATGGGTTAATCGTCCAGGATAACTGGATAAGGGCCACGTAACCTTTAAA
This genomic interval carries:
- a CDS encoding sigma-54-dependent Fis family transcriptional regulator, which gives rise to MSKSILIVDDDELMRSFLSTILKEEGHRIEVAGNGKEGLAKLQATEFDLVITDLRMPDISGLDLMREGGKAKPDTKWIVITAFGSIGNAVEAVKAGASDYLTKPFHNPDELRHVIRRVLREAEAERTISLLAEELGRQFPPVEMIFLGEKMQEVYRMVQEVAPTPATVLISGPSGTGKELVARVIHQLSPRQNKPFVAVHCAALAETLLESELFGHERGAFTGAVSARKGRFELADNGTLFLDEIGEIAPSIQVKLLRVLQEREFERVGGMKSLSVNVRVISATNKELKTEVSPGRLREDLFYRLNVFPVRLPPLVERREAILPLADFFAKKFAAAFGKKMDGFTPSARSALLEYGWPGNIRELQNVIERALILSSGKIDVLHLNLETPTQTQPAAEGLLKASERETIRKILSEVGGNRKRAAEILGISVRTLQYRIKEYGL
- a CDS encoding ABC transporter permease, producing the protein MFNLLRIAVRNLRRYRRRTILTASLIVTGVVFVSVFVAVSGSFKDMMIGQITDSFLGHIQIHRKGYVASIDSLPLTMNLKSQAVKKIDEAIKGIPEIEAYSPRIKFAGMFSNFVETTNIKVNGVYPEKEIKTAPFLLSRIREGEKIIKKGQILVPELLAKGMKAKVGDMVVVIATNKDGSVNGKQFRVGGILESVTGPGGRDGYIHIEDATEILRMDNMEMSEIAIRIKEFSQLHETHNKLQDMLSKERTEQGKPIFEVHTWEKLSPFYNVATMIDMMTFFIKLMLVAIVLISIMNVMIMAVYERVREIGTIAAIGTLPGKILSMFVIEGFCLGLIGAVIGSILGGAIIFVINFSEITFNFGRQKGLILSTSVNPNDLLVISVIVIMVSVLASLQPAFKASRMDPVQALRHV
- a CDS encoding ABC transporter ATP-binding protein, whose translation is MSLVVAENIDKDYQAGEISIKALKGVSFQIEPSSFVSFVGPSGSGKTTLLNLIGCLDKPTHGRLRVADTDVSNLDQKQSASFRGNHIGFIFQDFNLIPVLTVYENIEYPLIMVQNVPVQERERRIMSLLEAVGMGEQRDKYPDQISGGQKQRVAVARALVTNPNVVIADEPTANLDSKTARMVIDLMKKMRDESGTTFIFSTHDPRVVAEAEIIYTLEDGGLAGREAKGGTDDV